One Setaria italica strain Yugu1 chromosome I, Setaria_italica_v2.0, whole genome shotgun sequence DNA window includes the following coding sequences:
- the LOC101762200 gene encoding uncharacterized protein LOC101762200 isoform X6, translated as MPALLATILTASSSSRSPARGAAPARTCLSIAVRRPSFPSRCRRGRGKKPNPGPTAPPLLLLPRSLLPLWLDRCLHLHALAAAGLALALAASLLPAAHASSSVGARSPLDAAAYPCEDVRRYYVGLDGLAGDELRTKLAAVVSPHAALRYKDVWEALKILDAADAEHPEASSEVIEIYSQRAAPKILAGKPDGWNREHLWPRSYGLTYGPSLTDLHNIRPADVNGQLVNSSRGNKYFGECTATSINCVRPANHEAASDTETDTEKWAPPFQVRGDVARSLMYMAVSYGSGQKDGAPHLELSDSPSIQRRKMGLLSALLRWNELDPPSRSEQLRNDRVCNLYQHNRNPFVDHPEYANLIWRNPPAESSPFTGKSQKAWVNEFHYENKGKDENECHHFCSLQIFSAIALQIH; from the exons ATGCCGGCGCTCTTGGCCACCATCCTCACCGCATCCTCCTCTTCCCGCTCTCCTGCCCGCGGCGCTGCCCCAGCAAGAACATGCCTCTCCATCGCCGTCCGTCGCCCATCGTTCCCAAGTCgctgccgccgtggccgcggcaAAAAACCCAACCCCGGACCCACCGCGCCACCGTTGCTCTTGCTCCCGCGGAGCTTGCTCCCGCTGTGGCTGGACCGgtgcctccacctccacgcccTCGCCGCTGCTGgcctcgcgctcgcgctcgccgcgtCGCTTCTCCCGGCTGCCCACGCCTCCTCCTCTGTGGGTGCGCGTTCACCGCTGGACGCCGCCGCGTACCCCTGCGAAGATGTCAGGCGCTACTACGTTGGCCTTGATGGCCTGGCTGGCGATGAGCTGAGGACgaagctcgccgccgtcgtctcgCCTCACGCCGCCCTGCGGTACAAAGAT GTGTGGGAGGCGCTCAAGATTCTGGATGCAGCTGATGCAGAACACCCTGAGGCATCCTCTGAAGT GATTGAGATATACTCGCAGAGAGCAGCGCCGAAGATCTTAGCAGGCAAACCAGATGGATGGAATA GGGAACACCTGTGGCCTCGATCATATGGCCTAACTTACGGCCCATCACTAACTGATCTTCACAACATACGTCCTGCGGATGTCAATGGTCAGCTAG TAAACTCTTCAAGGGGAAACAAATATTTTGGAGAATGTACTGCGACATCAATAAATTGTGTGAGGCCAGCAAATCATGAAGCCGCATCTGACACTGAGACAGACACTGAAAAGTGGGCACCTCCTTTTCAG GTGCGCGGGGATGTGGCTAGGTCCCTGATGTACATGGCAGTAAGCTATGGGTCTGGCCAGAAGGATGGAGCTCCACATCTGGAGCTTTCTGATTCACCAAGTATTC aaagaagaaagatgggTCTGCTATCAGCCCTTCTACGGTGGAATGAACTTGATCCGCCATCAAGATCTGAGCAGCTTAGAAATGACAGAGTTTGCAACCTTTACCAGCATAATCGAAATCCTTTTGTCGATCATCCAGAATATGCAAATCTTATATGGAGGAACCCTCCTGCCGAAAGTTCACCTTTCACAGGAAAATCACAGAAGGCTTGGGTCAATGAGTTCCACTATGAAAATAAAGGCAAAGACGAGAATGAG tgCCATCACTTCTGTTCATTGCAGATCTTTTCAGCCATTGCATTACAAATCCATTGA
- the LOC101762200 gene encoding uncharacterized protein LOC101762200 isoform X2 → MPALLATILTASSSSRSPARGAAPARTCLSIAVRRPSFPSRCRRGRGKKPNPGPTAPPLLLLPRSLLPLWLDRCLHLHALAAAGLALALAASLLPAAHASSSVGARSPLDAAAYPCEDVRRYYVGLDGLAGDELRTKLAAVVSPHAALRYKDVWEALKILDAADAEHPEASSEVIEIYSQRAAPKILAGKPDGWNREHLWPRSYGLTYGPSLTDLHNIRPADVNVNSSRGNKYFGECTATSINCVRPANHEAASDTETDTEKWAPPFQVRGDVARSLMYMAVSYGSGQKDGAPHLELSDSPSIQRRKMGLLSALLRWNELDPPSRSEQLRNDRVCNLYQHNRNPFVDHPEYANLIWRNPPAESSPFTGKSQKAWVNEFHYENKGKDENEFIEVVIHTSLDAKDLMLTLYNGANGRMYRSLNLADREVFTVTEGSSGYLLYTVCTPLQNGPADGIALIYCRDMRKAKVLDFLSYEGRLRAQDGPAKGVISTDIMFKETEESSDRDSLGLSGSKIGEFAWRKMVGNATPGKLNAGQMF, encoded by the exons ATGCCGGCGCTCTTGGCCACCATCCTCACCGCATCCTCCTCTTCCCGCTCTCCTGCCCGCGGCGCTGCCCCAGCAAGAACATGCCTCTCCATCGCCGTCCGTCGCCCATCGTTCCCAAGTCgctgccgccgtggccgcggcaAAAAACCCAACCCCGGACCCACCGCGCCACCGTTGCTCTTGCTCCCGCGGAGCTTGCTCCCGCTGTGGCTGGACCGgtgcctccacctccacgcccTCGCCGCTGCTGgcctcgcgctcgcgctcgccgcgtCGCTTCTCCCGGCTGCCCACGCCTCCTCCTCTGTGGGTGCGCGTTCACCGCTGGACGCCGCCGCGTACCCCTGCGAAGATGTCAGGCGCTACTACGTTGGCCTTGATGGCCTGGCTGGCGATGAGCTGAGGACgaagctcgccgccgtcgtctcgCCTCACGCCGCCCTGCGGTACAAAGAT GTGTGGGAGGCGCTCAAGATTCTGGATGCAGCTGATGCAGAACACCCTGAGGCATCCTCTGAAGT GATTGAGATATACTCGCAGAGAGCAGCGCCGAAGATCTTAGCAGGCAAACCAGATGGATGGAATA GGGAACACCTGTGGCCTCGATCATATGGCCTAACTTACGGCCCATCACTAACTGATCTTCACAACATACGTCCTGCGGATGTCAATG TAAACTCTTCAAGGGGAAACAAATATTTTGGAGAATGTACTGCGACATCAATAAATTGTGTGAGGCCAGCAAATCATGAAGCCGCATCTGACACTGAGACAGACACTGAAAAGTGGGCACCTCCTTTTCAG GTGCGCGGGGATGTGGCTAGGTCCCTGATGTACATGGCAGTAAGCTATGGGTCTGGCCAGAAGGATGGAGCTCCACATCTGGAGCTTTCTGATTCACCAAGTATTC aaagaagaaagatgggTCTGCTATCAGCCCTTCTACGGTGGAATGAACTTGATCCGCCATCAAGATCTGAGCAGCTTAGAAATGACAGAGTTTGCAACCTTTACCAGCATAATCGAAATCCTTTTGTCGATCATCCAGAATATGCAAATCTTATATGGAGGAACCCTCCTGCCGAAAGTTCACCTTTCACAGGAAAATCACAGAAGGCTTGGGTCAATGAGTTCCACTATGAAAATAAAGGCAAAGACGAGAATGAG TTTATTGAGGTAGTGATACACACATCTTTAGATGCAAAGGATCTCATGCTCACACTGTATAATGGAGCGAATGGGCGAATGTATCGCTCtcttaatctagcagacagggAAGTCTTCACTGTCACAGAAGGCAGTTCTGGTTATCTGTTGTATACAGTCTGTACCCCTCTCCAAAATGGACCAGCTGACGGCATAGCTCTCATCTACTGTAGAGACATGCGCAAAGCTAAAGTCCTGGATTTTTTGTCCTATGAAGGGAGGCTGAGAGCTCAGGATGGACCTGCTAAGGGAGTAATCTCCACAGACATCATGTTCAAGGAGACCGAGGAGTCATCCGATCGAGATTCGCTGGGACTATCTGGGAGCAAAATTGGAGAGTTTGCATGGAGAAAGATGGTAGGGAATGCAACACCTGGGAAGCTGAATGCGGGACAGATGTTCTAG
- the LOC101762200 gene encoding uncharacterized protein LOC101762200 isoform X5 encodes MPALLATILTASSSSRSPARGAAPARTCLSIAVRRPSFPSRCRRGRGKKPNPGPTAPPLLLLPRSLLPLWLDRCLHLHALAAAGLALALAASLLPAAHASSSVGARSPLDAAAYPCEDVRRYYVGLDGLAGDELRTKLAAVVSPHAALRYKDVWEALKILDAADAEHPEASSEVIEIYSQRAAPKILAGKPDGWNREHLWPRSYGLTYGPSLTDLHNIRPADVNGQLVNSSRGNKYFGECTATSINCVRPANHEAASDTETDTEKWAPPFQVRGDVARSLMYMAVSYGSGQKDGAPHLELSDSPSIQERWVCYQPFYGGMNLIRHQDLSSLEMTEFATFTSIIEILLSIIQNMQILYGGTLLPKVHLSQENHRRLGSMSSTMKIKAKTRMRSFQPLHYKSIETDHEVGENRRRLGIASEIGALEGGMIAVAHDLLSSSHHIRIMVSYLVSFPPPS; translated from the exons ATGCCGGCGCTCTTGGCCACCATCCTCACCGCATCCTCCTCTTCCCGCTCTCCTGCCCGCGGCGCTGCCCCAGCAAGAACATGCCTCTCCATCGCCGTCCGTCGCCCATCGTTCCCAAGTCgctgccgccgtggccgcggcaAAAAACCCAACCCCGGACCCACCGCGCCACCGTTGCTCTTGCTCCCGCGGAGCTTGCTCCCGCTGTGGCTGGACCGgtgcctccacctccacgcccTCGCCGCTGCTGgcctcgcgctcgcgctcgccgcgtCGCTTCTCCCGGCTGCCCACGCCTCCTCCTCTGTGGGTGCGCGTTCACCGCTGGACGCCGCCGCGTACCCCTGCGAAGATGTCAGGCGCTACTACGTTGGCCTTGATGGCCTGGCTGGCGATGAGCTGAGGACgaagctcgccgccgtcgtctcgCCTCACGCCGCCCTGCGGTACAAAGAT GTGTGGGAGGCGCTCAAGATTCTGGATGCAGCTGATGCAGAACACCCTGAGGCATCCTCTGAAGT GATTGAGATATACTCGCAGAGAGCAGCGCCGAAGATCTTAGCAGGCAAACCAGATGGATGGAATA GGGAACACCTGTGGCCTCGATCATATGGCCTAACTTACGGCCCATCACTAACTGATCTTCACAACATACGTCCTGCGGATGTCAATGGTCAGCTAG TAAACTCTTCAAGGGGAAACAAATATTTTGGAGAATGTACTGCGACATCAATAAATTGTGTGAGGCCAGCAAATCATGAAGCCGCATCTGACACTGAGACAGACACTGAAAAGTGGGCACCTCCTTTTCAG GTGCGCGGGGATGTGGCTAGGTCCCTGATGTACATGGCAGTAAGCTATGGGTCTGGCCAGAAGGATGGAGCTCCACATCTGGAGCTTTCTGATTCACCAAGTATTC aagaaagatgggTCTGCTATCAGCCCTTCTACGGTGGAATGAACTTGATCCGCCATCAAGATCTGAGCAGCTTAGAAATGACAGAGTTTGCAACCTTTACCAGCATAATCGAAATCCTTTTGTCGATCATCCAGAATATGCAAATCTTATATGGAGGAACCCTCCTGCCGAAAGTTCACCTTTCACAGGAAAATCACAGAAGGCTTGGGTCAATGAGTTCCACTATGAAAATAAAGGCAAAGACGAGAATGAG ATCTTTTCAGCCATTGCATTACAAATCCATTGAGACTGATCATGAGGTCGGTGAAAATCGAAGGAGACTGGGGATTGCAAGCGAGATAGGAGCCCTTGAGGGAGGCATGATAGCTGTCGCGCACGATCTCTTGTCTAGCTCGCATCATATCAGAATCATGGTCTCCTATCTTGTTTCATTTCCACCACCCTCATGA
- the LOC101762200 gene encoding uncharacterized protein LOC101762200 isoform X8 has translation MPALLATILTASSSSRSPARGAAPARTCLSIAVRRPSFPSRCRRGRGKKPNPGPTAPPLLLLPRSLLPLWLDRCLHLHALAAAGLALALAASLLPAAHASSSVGARSPLDAAAYPCEDVRRYYVGLDGLAGDELRTKLAAVVSPHAALRYKDVWEALKILDAADAEHPEASSEVIEIYSQRAAPKILAGKPDGWNREHLWPRSYGLTYGPSLTDLHNIRPADVNGQLVNSSRGNKYFGECTATSINCVRPANHEAASDTETDTEKWAPPFQVRGDVARSLMYMAVSYGSGQKDGAPHLELSDSPSIQERWVCYQPFYGGMNLIRHQDLSSLEMTEFATFTSIIEILLSIIQNMQILYGGTLLPKVHLSQENHRRLGSMSSTMKIKAKTRMSLLR, from the exons ATGCCGGCGCTCTTGGCCACCATCCTCACCGCATCCTCCTCTTCCCGCTCTCCTGCCCGCGGCGCTGCCCCAGCAAGAACATGCCTCTCCATCGCCGTCCGTCGCCCATCGTTCCCAAGTCgctgccgccgtggccgcggcaAAAAACCCAACCCCGGACCCACCGCGCCACCGTTGCTCTTGCTCCCGCGGAGCTTGCTCCCGCTGTGGCTGGACCGgtgcctccacctccacgcccTCGCCGCTGCTGgcctcgcgctcgcgctcgccgcgtCGCTTCTCCCGGCTGCCCACGCCTCCTCCTCTGTGGGTGCGCGTTCACCGCTGGACGCCGCCGCGTACCCCTGCGAAGATGTCAGGCGCTACTACGTTGGCCTTGATGGCCTGGCTGGCGATGAGCTGAGGACgaagctcgccgccgtcgtctcgCCTCACGCCGCCCTGCGGTACAAAGAT GTGTGGGAGGCGCTCAAGATTCTGGATGCAGCTGATGCAGAACACCCTGAGGCATCCTCTGAAGT GATTGAGATATACTCGCAGAGAGCAGCGCCGAAGATCTTAGCAGGCAAACCAGATGGATGGAATA GGGAACACCTGTGGCCTCGATCATATGGCCTAACTTACGGCCCATCACTAACTGATCTTCACAACATACGTCCTGCGGATGTCAATGGTCAGCTAG TAAACTCTTCAAGGGGAAACAAATATTTTGGAGAATGTACTGCGACATCAATAAATTGTGTGAGGCCAGCAAATCATGAAGCCGCATCTGACACTGAGACAGACACTGAAAAGTGGGCACCTCCTTTTCAG GTGCGCGGGGATGTGGCTAGGTCCCTGATGTACATGGCAGTAAGCTATGGGTCTGGCCAGAAGGATGGAGCTCCACATCTGGAGCTTTCTGATTCACCAAGTATTC aagaaagatgggTCTGCTATCAGCCCTTCTACGGTGGAATGAACTTGATCCGCCATCAAGATCTGAGCAGCTTAGAAATGACAGAGTTTGCAACCTTTACCAGCATAATCGAAATCCTTTTGTCGATCATCCAGAATATGCAAATCTTATATGGAGGAACCCTCCTGCCGAAAGTTCACCTTTCACAGGAAAATCACAGAAGGCTTGGGTCAATGAGTTCCACTATGAAAATAAAGGCAAAGACGAGAATGAG TTTATTGAGGTAG
- the LOC101762200 gene encoding uncharacterized protein LOC101762200 isoform X7, with product MPALLATILTASSSSRSPARGAAPARTCLSIAVRRPSFPSRCRRGRGKKPNPGPTAPPLLLLPRSLLPLWLDRCLHLHALAAAGLALALAASLLPAAHASSSVGARSPLDAAAYPCEDVRRYYVGLDGLAGDELRTKLAAVVSPHAALRYKDVWEALKILDAADAEHPEASSEVIEIYSQRAAPKILAGKPDGWNREHLWPRSYGLTYGPSLTDLHNIRPADVNGQLVNSSRGNKYFGECTATSINCVRPANHEAASDTETDTEKWAPPFQVRGDVARSLMYMAVSYGSGQKDGAPHLELSDSPSIQRRKMGLLSALLRWNELDPPSRSEQLRNDRVCNLYQHNRNPFVDHPEYANLIWRNPPAESSPFTGKSQKAWVNEFHYENKGKDENEIFSAIALQIH from the exons ATGCCGGCGCTCTTGGCCACCATCCTCACCGCATCCTCCTCTTCCCGCTCTCCTGCCCGCGGCGCTGCCCCAGCAAGAACATGCCTCTCCATCGCCGTCCGTCGCCCATCGTTCCCAAGTCgctgccgccgtggccgcggcaAAAAACCCAACCCCGGACCCACCGCGCCACCGTTGCTCTTGCTCCCGCGGAGCTTGCTCCCGCTGTGGCTGGACCGgtgcctccacctccacgcccTCGCCGCTGCTGgcctcgcgctcgcgctcgccgcgtCGCTTCTCCCGGCTGCCCACGCCTCCTCCTCTGTGGGTGCGCGTTCACCGCTGGACGCCGCCGCGTACCCCTGCGAAGATGTCAGGCGCTACTACGTTGGCCTTGATGGCCTGGCTGGCGATGAGCTGAGGACgaagctcgccgccgtcgtctcgCCTCACGCCGCCCTGCGGTACAAAGAT GTGTGGGAGGCGCTCAAGATTCTGGATGCAGCTGATGCAGAACACCCTGAGGCATCCTCTGAAGT GATTGAGATATACTCGCAGAGAGCAGCGCCGAAGATCTTAGCAGGCAAACCAGATGGATGGAATA GGGAACACCTGTGGCCTCGATCATATGGCCTAACTTACGGCCCATCACTAACTGATCTTCACAACATACGTCCTGCGGATGTCAATGGTCAGCTAG TAAACTCTTCAAGGGGAAACAAATATTTTGGAGAATGTACTGCGACATCAATAAATTGTGTGAGGCCAGCAAATCATGAAGCCGCATCTGACACTGAGACAGACACTGAAAAGTGGGCACCTCCTTTTCAG GTGCGCGGGGATGTGGCTAGGTCCCTGATGTACATGGCAGTAAGCTATGGGTCTGGCCAGAAGGATGGAGCTCCACATCTGGAGCTTTCTGATTCACCAAGTATTC aaagaagaaagatgggTCTGCTATCAGCCCTTCTACGGTGGAATGAACTTGATCCGCCATCAAGATCTGAGCAGCTTAGAAATGACAGAGTTTGCAACCTTTACCAGCATAATCGAAATCCTTTTGTCGATCATCCAGAATATGCAAATCTTATATGGAGGAACCCTCCTGCCGAAAGTTCACCTTTCACAGGAAAATCACAGAAGGCTTGGGTCAATGAGTTCCACTATGAAAATAAAGGCAAAGACGAGAATGAG ATCTTTTCAGCCATTGCATTACAAATCCATTGA
- the LOC101762200 gene encoding uncharacterized protein LOC101762200 isoform X3, giving the protein MPALLATILTASSSSRSPARGAAPARTCLSIAVRRPSFPSRCRRGRGKKPNPGPTAPPLLLLPRSLLPLWLDRCLHLHALAAAGLALALAASLLPAAHASSSVGARSPLDAAAYPCEDVRRYYVGLDGLAGDELRTKLAAVVSPHAALRYKDVWEALKILDAADAEHPEASSEVIEIYSQRAAPKILAGKPDGWNREHLWPRSYGLTYGPSLTDLHNIRPADVNGQLVNSSRGNKYFGECTATSINCVRPANHEAASDTETDTEKWAPPFQVRGDVARSLMYMAVSYGSGQKDGAPHLELSDSPSIQYANLIWRNPPAESSPFTGKSQKAWVNEFHYENKGKDENEFIEVVIHTSLDAKDLMLTLYNGANGRMYRSLNLADREVFTVTEGSSGYLLYTVCTPLQNGPADGIALIYCRDMRKAKVLDFLSYEGRLRAQDGPAKGVISTDIMFKETEESSDRDSLGLSGSKIGEFAWRKMVGNATPGKLNAGQMF; this is encoded by the exons ATGCCGGCGCTCTTGGCCACCATCCTCACCGCATCCTCCTCTTCCCGCTCTCCTGCCCGCGGCGCTGCCCCAGCAAGAACATGCCTCTCCATCGCCGTCCGTCGCCCATCGTTCCCAAGTCgctgccgccgtggccgcggcaAAAAACCCAACCCCGGACCCACCGCGCCACCGTTGCTCTTGCTCCCGCGGAGCTTGCTCCCGCTGTGGCTGGACCGgtgcctccacctccacgcccTCGCCGCTGCTGgcctcgcgctcgcgctcgccgcgtCGCTTCTCCCGGCTGCCCACGCCTCCTCCTCTGTGGGTGCGCGTTCACCGCTGGACGCCGCCGCGTACCCCTGCGAAGATGTCAGGCGCTACTACGTTGGCCTTGATGGCCTGGCTGGCGATGAGCTGAGGACgaagctcgccgccgtcgtctcgCCTCACGCCGCCCTGCGGTACAAAGAT GTGTGGGAGGCGCTCAAGATTCTGGATGCAGCTGATGCAGAACACCCTGAGGCATCCTCTGAAGT GATTGAGATATACTCGCAGAGAGCAGCGCCGAAGATCTTAGCAGGCAAACCAGATGGATGGAATA GGGAACACCTGTGGCCTCGATCATATGGCCTAACTTACGGCCCATCACTAACTGATCTTCACAACATACGTCCTGCGGATGTCAATGGTCAGCTAG TAAACTCTTCAAGGGGAAACAAATATTTTGGAGAATGTACTGCGACATCAATAAATTGTGTGAGGCCAGCAAATCATGAAGCCGCATCTGACACTGAGACAGACACTGAAAAGTGGGCACCTCCTTTTCAG GTGCGCGGGGATGTGGCTAGGTCCCTGATGTACATGGCAGTAAGCTATGGGTCTGGCCAGAAGGATGGAGCTCCACATCTGGAGCTTTCTGATTCACCAAGTATTC AATATGCAAATCTTATATGGAGGAACCCTCCTGCCGAAAGTTCACCTTTCACAGGAAAATCACAGAAGGCTTGGGTCAATGAGTTCCACTATGAAAATAAAGGCAAAGACGAGAATGAG TTTATTGAGGTAGTGATACACACATCTTTAGATGCAAAGGATCTCATGCTCACACTGTATAATGGAGCGAATGGGCGAATGTATCGCTCtcttaatctagcagacagggAAGTCTTCACTGTCACAGAAGGCAGTTCTGGTTATCTGTTGTATACAGTCTGTACCCCTCTCCAAAATGGACCAGCTGACGGCATAGCTCTCATCTACTGTAGAGACATGCGCAAAGCTAAAGTCCTGGATTTTTTGTCCTATGAAGGGAGGCTGAGAGCTCAGGATGGACCTGCTAAGGGAGTAATCTCCACAGACATCATGTTCAAGGAGACCGAGGAGTCATCCGATCGAGATTCGCTGGGACTATCTGGGAGCAAAATTGGAGAGTTTGCATGGAGAAAGATGGTAGGGAATGCAACACCTGGGAAGCTGAATGCGGGACAGATGTTCTAG
- the LOC101762200 gene encoding uncharacterized protein LOC101762200 isoform X1 produces the protein MPALLATILTASSSSRSPARGAAPARTCLSIAVRRPSFPSRCRRGRGKKPNPGPTAPPLLLLPRSLLPLWLDRCLHLHALAAAGLALALAASLLPAAHASSSVGARSPLDAAAYPCEDVRRYYVGLDGLAGDELRTKLAAVVSPHAALRYKDVWEALKILDAADAEHPEASSEVIEIYSQRAAPKILAGKPDGWNREHLWPRSYGLTYGPSLTDLHNIRPADVNGQLVNSSRGNKYFGECTATSINCVRPANHEAASDTETDTEKWAPPFQVRGDVARSLMYMAVSYGSGQKDGAPHLELSDSPSIQRRKMGLLSALLRWNELDPPSRSEQLRNDRVCNLYQHNRNPFVDHPEYANLIWRNPPAESSPFTGKSQKAWVNEFHYENKGKDENEFIEVVIHTSLDAKDLMLTLYNGANGRMYRSLNLADREVFTVTEGSSGYLLYTVCTPLQNGPADGIALIYCRDMRKAKVLDFLSYEGRLRAQDGPAKGVISTDIMFKETEESSDRDSLGLSGSKIGEFAWRKMVGNATPGKLNAGQMF, from the exons ATGCCGGCGCTCTTGGCCACCATCCTCACCGCATCCTCCTCTTCCCGCTCTCCTGCCCGCGGCGCTGCCCCAGCAAGAACATGCCTCTCCATCGCCGTCCGTCGCCCATCGTTCCCAAGTCgctgccgccgtggccgcggcaAAAAACCCAACCCCGGACCCACCGCGCCACCGTTGCTCTTGCTCCCGCGGAGCTTGCTCCCGCTGTGGCTGGACCGgtgcctccacctccacgcccTCGCCGCTGCTGgcctcgcgctcgcgctcgccgcgtCGCTTCTCCCGGCTGCCCACGCCTCCTCCTCTGTGGGTGCGCGTTCACCGCTGGACGCCGCCGCGTACCCCTGCGAAGATGTCAGGCGCTACTACGTTGGCCTTGATGGCCTGGCTGGCGATGAGCTGAGGACgaagctcgccgccgtcgtctcgCCTCACGCCGCCCTGCGGTACAAAGAT GTGTGGGAGGCGCTCAAGATTCTGGATGCAGCTGATGCAGAACACCCTGAGGCATCCTCTGAAGT GATTGAGATATACTCGCAGAGAGCAGCGCCGAAGATCTTAGCAGGCAAACCAGATGGATGGAATA GGGAACACCTGTGGCCTCGATCATATGGCCTAACTTACGGCCCATCACTAACTGATCTTCACAACATACGTCCTGCGGATGTCAATGGTCAGCTAG TAAACTCTTCAAGGGGAAACAAATATTTTGGAGAATGTACTGCGACATCAATAAATTGTGTGAGGCCAGCAAATCATGAAGCCGCATCTGACACTGAGACAGACACTGAAAAGTGGGCACCTCCTTTTCAG GTGCGCGGGGATGTGGCTAGGTCCCTGATGTACATGGCAGTAAGCTATGGGTCTGGCCAGAAGGATGGAGCTCCACATCTGGAGCTTTCTGATTCACCAAGTATTC aaagaagaaagatgggTCTGCTATCAGCCCTTCTACGGTGGAATGAACTTGATCCGCCATCAAGATCTGAGCAGCTTAGAAATGACAGAGTTTGCAACCTTTACCAGCATAATCGAAATCCTTTTGTCGATCATCCAGAATATGCAAATCTTATATGGAGGAACCCTCCTGCCGAAAGTTCACCTTTCACAGGAAAATCACAGAAGGCTTGGGTCAATGAGTTCCACTATGAAAATAAAGGCAAAGACGAGAATGAG TTTATTGAGGTAGTGATACACACATCTTTAGATGCAAAGGATCTCATGCTCACACTGTATAATGGAGCGAATGGGCGAATGTATCGCTCtcttaatctagcagacagggAAGTCTTCACTGTCACAGAAGGCAGTTCTGGTTATCTGTTGTATACAGTCTGTACCCCTCTCCAAAATGGACCAGCTGACGGCATAGCTCTCATCTACTGTAGAGACATGCGCAAAGCTAAAGTCCTGGATTTTTTGTCCTATGAAGGGAGGCTGAGAGCTCAGGATGGACCTGCTAAGGGAGTAATCTCCACAGACATCATGTTCAAGGAGACCGAGGAGTCATCCGATCGAGATTCGCTGGGACTATCTGGGAGCAAAATTGGAGAGTTTGCATGGAGAAAGATGGTAGGGAATGCAACACCTGGGAAGCTGAATGCGGGACAGATGTTCTAG